The following coding sequences are from one Scomber scombrus chromosome 20, fScoSco1.1, whole genome shotgun sequence window:
- the LOC134002339 gene encoding ankyrin repeat and SAM domain-containing protein 6-like has protein sequence MNFGVPASSLLLLRACDEGDYETARSILEPGAPKESGRQSRLRSEAGSECNAAADMLSLVPVDCTDEEGNTALQFASASGHENLVRCLLRKGASVDSRNNYGWTPLMQAARFGHLTVAHILLENGAEINGRNRMGASVLTMAARGGHTHVVKLLLESGAYVDDYDHLAVAAEAVSNGNNNNSAAGFGGGEGCTGGGGREFMDITALMVASQHGHEAAVRLLLEWGSDVNFCQKTTGWGPLMVATLSGKVAVAQQLVERGADPDRVNVLSKTAFELAMQLKQRDVKAYLDSITTVRPQTDDDRRRPDVFSALKLGNSQLVKEILEEDPTQVNSSNQEGASPLMMAAVSGQLEVVQLMVEKNAEIDKQDGVHGWTALMQATYHGNKDIVKYLLSQGADVNLRAKNGYTAFDLVMLLNDPDTELVRLLASVCMQVDKDKSKRRGRASLNRSKSRHSITNVPVPPDDKGGLKSWWSRMSNRFRRLKLTHTLRHGLSSNRLAPFPDDSETPLDATMKADTKPAGASNGALAPAPTLPSDSTAWAVKSKDAGLCRTSSEKEDFLITTMLRSGAPLTRLPNDKLKAVIPPFLPPSNFEPWNSDRSRLLREGKSEAPRLPMPPQRKLNSSGNSDITSISRVVSRSIKFPSINKGPSSSSPSNSGHYHSPHSSGGSNGVAGLNRDSHNRSGGSADSVLSQIAAQRKRAAGLIDVKAQAPEKQHSQTQSPPPLPASAPGLPLPDISLPDIHSHPSLVASDIHSRRKIDLKKRPQSGNSSTSKSTSPTLTPSPSPTPKPPAGAGDSLSSASSHPRSKSSGGSSSGTITDEDELSSILKKLSLEKYQPIFEEQEVDMEAFLTLTDGDLKELGIKTDGPRQQILAAISELNAGKGRERQILQETIHNFQSSFGSSASNPRQQGQPRSPTNWMRHQVRSSNKR, from the exons TGAATTTCGGTGTCCCCGCTAgctcgctgctgctgctccgtGCCTGCGATGAAGGGGATTATGAAACGGCCCGGAGCATCCTGGAGCCCGGAGCCCCGAAGGAGTCCGGGCGGCAGAGCAGGCTGCGGTCAGAAGCGGGGTCGGAGTGCAACGCCGCCGCGGACATGTTGTCTCTGGTACCGGTGGACTGCACGGACGAGGAGGGTAACACCGCCCTGCAGTTCGCCTCCGCCAGCGGGCATGAAAACTTGGTGCGCTGTTTGCTACGAAAAGGGGCCTCGGTGGACAGCCGCAATAACTACGGCTGGACCCCGCTGATGCAAGCTGCGAG GTTTGGTCACCTGACGGTTGCCCACATCCTCTTAGAGAACGGAGCAGAGATCAATGGGCGAAACAGGATGGGTGCAAGTGTCCTAACTATGGCTGCTCGTGGGGGGCACACCCATGTAGTGAAGCTACTCCTGGAGAGCGGGGCATACGTCGATGACTATGATCATCTGGCTGTTGCTGCAGAGGCCGTCTCCaatggcaacaacaacaacag TGCTGCTGGTTTTGGAGGTGGTGAAGGCTGCACAGGAGGAGGCGGCAGAGAATTCATGGACATCACAGCCCTGATGGTGGCGTCTCAGCACGGCCACGAGGCTGCGGTGCGCCTGCTGCTAGAGTGGGGCTCTGATGTCAACTTCTGCCAGAAAACCACTGGCTGGGGACCACTGATGGTGGCCACCCTCAGTGGGAAG gtggctgtggctcagcagCTGGTGGAGCGTGGAGCTGACCCAGACAGAGTCAACGTACTGTCCAAGACGGCTTTTGAGCTCGCCATGCAGCTAAAACAGAGAGACGTCAAGGCTTATCTTGACTCCATCACCACTGTCAGACCACAGACAG ACGACGATAGAAGAAGACCAGACGTGTTCAGTGCTCTCAAGTTGG GAAATTCCCAGCTAGTCAAAGAGATCTTGGAGGAGGATCCCACTCAGGTGAATTCATCCAATCAGGAGGGAGCGTCTCCTCTCATGATGGCGGCGGTGAGCGGTCAGTTAGAGGTGGTGCAGCTGATGGTGGAGAAGAACGCCGAGATAGACAAACAAGACGGCGTCCACGGGTGGACCGCTTTAATGCAGGCCACCTATCACGG TAATAAAGACATTGTCAAGTACCTGTTGAGTCAAGGGGCTGACGTCAACCTTCGGGCTAAGAATGGATACACGGCCTTTGATTTGGTCATGCTGCTGAACGACCCAG ACACTGAGCTGGTGCGTCTGTTAGCGTCAGTGTGTATGCAAGTAGACAAAGATAAGTCCAAGCGCCGCGGCAGAGCTTCGCTGAACCGCTCCAAAAGCCGACACTCCATCACCAACGTCCCCGTGCCACCTGACGACAAAGGAGGCCTTAAG TCCTGGTGGAGCAGGATGTCAAATCGGTTCCGGAGGCTCAAGTTGACTCACACCCTGAGGCACGGCCTTTCGTCCAATCGCCTGGCTCCGTTTCCGGACGACTCCGAAACTCCACTGGACGCCACAATGAAGGCGGATACGAAGCCCGCCGGAGCGTCGAACGGAGCGTTGGCACCCGCCCCCACCCTGCCAAGCGACAGCACCGCCTGGGCAGTCAAGAGCAAAGATGCAG GTCTTTGCAGGACATCTTCAGAAAAGGAGGACTTCCTAATTACCACAATG CTCAGAAGTGGCGCCCCGCTGACCCGGCTGCCCAACGACAAGCTGAAAGCGGTgatccctcccttcctgcctccGTCCAACTTTGAACCGTGGAACTCAGACCGCTCGCGCCTCCTCAGGGAGGGAAAGAGCGAAGCGCCCCGCCTCCCCATGCCACCTCAGAGGAAGCTAAACAGCAGCGGGAATTCAGATATT ACGTCTATCAGTCGTGTGGTTAGCAGGTCCATTAAGTTTCCTAGCATCAACAAAGggccctcctcttcctccccttccaaCTCTGGTCACTACCACTCCCCGCACTCCTCCGGAGGCTCCAATGGAGTCGCAGGACTCAATCGGGACTCTCACAACCGCTCag GGGGCAGCGCAGACAGCGTTCTCTCCCAGATAGCAGCCCAAAGGAAGAGAGCAGCGGGCCTGATAGATGTGAAGGCTCAAGCTCCAGAGAAACAGCACAGCCAGACGCAGAGCCCGCCTCCACTTCCAGCTTCAGCACCGGGCTTGCCGCTGCCTGACATCAGCCTCCCCGACATCCACTCCCACCCCAGCCTGGTGGCCTCCGACATCCACTCCAGACGG AAGATAGATTTGAAGAAGAGACCTCAGTCAGGGAATTCCTCCACCTCCAAGAGCACTTCACCCACTCTAACCCCGTCTCCTTCCCCAACACCCAAGCCTCCTGCTGGGGCGGGAGACTCTCTGTCTTCAGCCTCGTCACATCCACGCTCCAAGAGCAGCGGAGGCTCCAGCAGTGGAACCATCACAGATGAAG atGAGCTGTCAAGCATCTTGAAGAAACTGTCACTGGAGAAATACCAGCCTATATTTGAGGAACAGGAG GTGGACATGGAGGCTTTCCTGACTCTAACAGACGGAGACCTGAAGGAGCTGGGTATTAAAACAGACGGACCCAGACAACAGATCTTGGCGGCCATATCGGAGCTCAACGCTGGAAAG GGCCGAGAAAGGCAGATCCTTCAGGAGACCATTCATAACTTCCAGTCTTCCTTCGGTAGCAGCGCCAGTAACCCAAGACAACAAGGACAACCGCGCT CTCCAACTAACTGGATGAGACACCAGGTTCGTTCGTCCAACAAAAGGTAA